The Populus nigra chromosome 14, ddPopNigr1.1, whole genome shotgun sequence genome has a segment encoding these proteins:
- the LOC133672452 gene encoding kunitz type trypsin inhibitor 104-like: MLRLIGSLSFIWLLMATSTMAQTLPAVLDADGQPLRSGVEYYVLPAVTDVAGGLTLVNLNNGSICPLFVGQEPLAPVVSRGTSVIFTPRVADTVVRETRDFTVAFTGVSVCAQSTAWRVGERNPETRRRYILAETNPIPSSNAWHFNIVKNDQGLYKFQWCPNCLTGACPKPLCGDAGIVVENERRLLVLDGPAFPFIFRRA, from the coding sequence ATGTTGAGATTGATTGGAAGCTTGAGCTTTATATGGCTACTGATGGCCACATCCACAATGGCTCAAACCTTGCCTGCTGTGCTTGATGCAGATGGCCAACCTCTTAGAAGTGGTGTAGAATACTACGTGCTTCCAGCTGTAACTGATGTTGCCGGTGGCTTAACCCTTGTTAATCTTAACAACGGTTCCATATGTCCACTCTTTGTTGGGCAAGAGCCTCTTGCACCTGTTGTGTCCCGAGGCACTTCAGTCATATTCACACCACGGGTTGCGGATACTGTTGTAAGGGAGACAAGGGACTTCACTGTTGCATTCACTGGTGTATCAGTTTGTGCTCAGTCTACTGCATGGAGGGTAGGTGAGCGGAATCCAGAGACAAGGAGGAGGTATATCTTGGCTGAAACGAATCCTATTCCATCTTCTAATGCTTGGCACTTCAATATTGTCAAGAATGATCAAGGCCTCTACAAATTTCAATGGTGTCCAAATTGTCTCACCGGAGCTTGTCCCAAGCCTTTGTGTGGGGATGCTGGTATTGTGGTTGAGAATGAAAGGAGATTGCTGGTCTTGGATGGTCCCgcctttccttttatatttagaaGGGCTTGA
- the LOC133672439 gene encoding kunitz type trypsin inhibitor 104-like: protein MLGLIRGLSFICLLMAISCLAQGPPVLDTDGNPVTRGVEYYVDPAVTDVAGGLTLVTRNGSCPSYVGQVPIGPGNVQGLPVIFTPRNSGETVITENTQFTVAFSAASICVSDTTWGIGEEDPETTRRLIVIGDEPAIFSISRNQAPGPYTFGYCPECNTPPPCGRPRCGIAGILEQNGTRFLTIDGPAFPFSFRRA, encoded by the coding sequence ATGTTGGGGTTGATTAGAGGTTTGAGCTTCATTTGTCTACTGATGGCTATATCATGCTTGGCTCAGGGCCCTCCTGTGCTTGATACTGATGGAAACCCTGTTACAAGAGGGGTAGAATACTATGTAGATCCTGCTGTAACTGATGTTGCTGGTGGTTTAACTCTAGTGACTCGCAATGGATCTTGTCCATCTTATGTTGGTCAGGTTCCTATTGGTCCTGGTAATGTTCAAGGCCTTCCAGTCATCTTCACCCCAAGAAATTCTGGAGAGACTGTCATCACTGAAAATACTCAATTCACTGTTGCATTTTCAGCTGCTTCGATTTGTGTTTCAGATACTACATGGGGTATAGGCGAGGAAGACCCAGAGACGACAAGGAGACTTATTGTGATTGGTGATGAACCAGCCATCTTTAGTATTAGCCGTAATCAAGCACCAGGTCCCTATACTTTTGGCTATTGCCCAGAATGCAACACTCCTCCACCTTGTGGGAGGCCAAGATGTGGGATTGCAGGTATTCTGGAACAGAATGGAACGAGGTTCTTAACCATAGATGGCCCTGCATTTCCTTTCAGCTTTAGAAGGGCTTGA